One Mailhella massiliensis DNA segment encodes these proteins:
- a CDS encoding outer membrane homotrimeric porin, with protein MVFAASAPASAVDVKVDGDYNLQFTQGHRFWDQGTRADKGTNDKFDRVHQQVNLGMTFSVSEDLSGYFQVRSYWDWGQNQYGATGDLGYGFAGNRNNNVFMRQAYIDWVIPSTEVKVRMGRQNLGLPALADGKNIAIWSKDPVDGIAVTAPVFDWMDVNAFWGRYARNAEATQWTNYSDSIDAFGLSADMTFDGFKVSPFVAYAAVGDGMDPSAWTNNNAHNADLPNIGAAGKSSIYWAGITGTMTYFDPFTVKASFVYGNRDFTSDETAALVGQPSQHGYFMEGSVAYKTAYGTPELLAFYGSGDDKDVQYAYQESIPSLGGRFKGSYAFFNGSGLLDNEIENNHNGNGAWGVRLGWKGLSFIEGLSHDFAVIYAQGTNDSANTRFGLNPSRYMTTDDSIVELDFGTTYEIYKNLTAYLEAAYVFEDFETGAANNRLASYSDAWKLALLFQYKF; from the coding sequence ATGGTGTTTGCCGCGTCCGCTCCGGCTTCCGCCGTGGATGTGAAGGTTGATGGTGACTATAACCTCCAGTTTACTCAGGGCCACCGCTTCTGGGATCAGGGTACTCGCGCTGACAAAGGCACCAATGACAAGTTTGACCGTGTTCATCAGCAGGTGAACCTCGGCATGACCTTCTCCGTCTCTGAAGATCTGTCCGGTTACTTCCAGGTTCGTTCCTATTGGGACTGGGGCCAGAACCAGTACGGTGCGACCGGAGATCTGGGTTACGGCTTCGCTGGCAACAGAAACAACAACGTCTTCATGCGTCAGGCCTACATCGACTGGGTCATTCCCAGCACCGAAGTGAAGGTTCGCATGGGCCGTCAGAACCTCGGTCTGCCTGCTCTTGCCGATGGTAAGAACATTGCCATCTGGTCTAAGGATCCCGTCGACGGTATCGCTGTTACCGCTCCCGTGTTCGACTGGATGGACGTGAACGCTTTCTGGGGCCGCTATGCCCGCAACGCTGAAGCGACGCAGTGGACCAACTACTCCGACTCCATCGATGCCTTCGGTCTTTCTGCCGATATGACCTTCGACGGCTTCAAAGTGTCTCCCTTCGTGGCCTACGCTGCTGTTGGCGACGGCATGGATCCTTCCGCTTGGACCAACAACAACGCCCATAACGCCGATCTCCCCAACATCGGTGCCGCAGGCAAGAGCAGTATCTACTGGGCCGGTATCACCGGTACCATGACCTACTTCGATCCCTTCACCGTGAAGGCCAGCTTCGTGTACGGCAATCGTGACTTCACCAGTGACGAAACTGCTGCTCTCGTCGGTCAGCCCAGCCAGCATGGTTACTTCATGGAAGGCAGCGTGGCCTACAAGACCGCTTACGGTACTCCTGAACTGCTCGCCTTCTACGGCTCCGGTGACGACAAGGACGTACAGTACGCTTACCAGGAAAGCATTCCTTCCCTCGGTGGCCGCTTCAAGGGTTCTTATGCTTTCTTCAACGGTTCCGGCCTGCTTGATAACGAAATCGAAAACAACCACAATGGCAACGGCGCTTGGGGCGTCCGCCTCGGTTGGAAGGGGCTCTCCTTCATCGAAGGCCTTTCTCATGACTTCGCTGTCATCTATGCTCAGGGTACCAACGATTCCGCCAATACTCGCTTTGGTCTGAATCCCTCCAGATACATGACTACCGACGACTCCATCGTCGAACTCGACTTCGGTACCACCTACGAAATCTACAAGAACCTGACTGCCTACCTCGAAGCCGCCTATGTGTTCGAAGATTTCGAAACCGGCGCTGCGAACAACCGCCTCGCGTCCTACAGCGACGCTTGGAAGCTCGCTTTGCTCTTCCAGTACAAGTTCTAA
- a CDS encoding GNAT family N-acetyltransferase: MLRLETERLVLRPFEDRDAPALLALFGRPDVSCFFDERLESLGEALLEARRRRNEREGTQLAVCRKESGGMLGNVFSRQEGPDTWSVGWIFDRRFQGRGYAGEAARVYVDFLFSRRGARRVFAYVEEGNLPSRRLCERLGMRLEGRFVEFVSFSRDENGTPVYENTLVYAVLKREWEHSAV, encoded by the coding sequence ATGCTGAGGCTGGAAACGGAGAGACTCGTACTCAGGCCTTTTGAAGACAGGGATGCTCCGGCGCTTCTGGCGTTGTTCGGAAGGCCTGATGTGAGCTGCTTTTTTGATGAACGTCTGGAAAGCCTCGGGGAGGCTCTTCTTGAGGCCCGCCGGAGAAGAAACGAGAGGGAAGGGACGCAGCTGGCCGTATGCCGGAAGGAAAGCGGCGGCATGCTCGGCAACGTGTTTTCCCGGCAGGAGGGACCGGATACCTGGTCGGTAGGCTGGATATTCGACAGGCGTTTTCAGGGCCGGGGCTATGCCGGAGAGGCCGCCCGCGTCTATGTGGACTTTCTGTTTTCCCGCAGGGGGGCCAGACGCGTTTTCGCCTATGTGGAGGAGGGGAACCTTCCTTCCCGCAGGCTGTGTGAACGGCTCGGTATGCGTCTGGAAGGGCGCTTTGTGGAGTTTGTTTCCTTCTCGCGTGATGAGAACGGTACTCCCGTGTATGAAAATACCCTTGTTTATGCCGTGCTGAAAAGGGAATGGGAGCATTCCGCCGTGTGA
- a CDS encoding inositol phosphate phosphatase SopB: MPVIDSMAHLRSLSQTQGSFIRLDRSNAQLTTSTTRARFWQLSRRLAEKQESRAAAERVRDSVCAYCGKAVGTTLFNRYIGEKSLRGARFTGTKLAKLLDAATRYNVSYLGHRLRDFAGSRTLMPEIRQELARFGAGEEDFMSLVQQAVRVLEGDFFSDEEVAKGSAVLIEVQQKLVQLQGALSAFQGGLPPGAPGVPRLQSCVTGLIGELRGKADMLIAQKEQNPFSGKNVRTAFQQIYESYEMVINREIARLNQELAGASPGQAATLNRQLADLNGLLGRVQAFRVSPPAMQNVPDSARVSQSVLDAFRKLPQTLGRELHDILPNLSAGKLARDIKAAHVQVLNSQPWNVIQRDVQYFGQAGGSVTAQSTITPARHIGIIGQNMAQDNLQGVSCGDRGQARHAVNLASTEISVGGTTLFRGIRHGVNSAYTLTNPADRVQANNTRAQEIFAAALQSSPELLQRAQASQPGDIIDLPLLSTSLLTPDVWRRSGGWAERNHLREQCNAWQDACQGGLCRITVPIAGGTKTVTVRPSVITFNFGVNAGAQSTGKGLFGGWSTSMLYNEQAMARLFGTKPDWQGGMVAQYLNRPNVSDRNKNMVAALRSQIIDLWENEGFKKTGEDPYRLPARLAMLGHLMGMMPLFNCKSGKDRTGQMDVACKTLALQMYERGGRLPPLDKPRTSMDEHIFQQVAINGGNLEMQRMNTGLAGFKTSGVEGLDRLFSESAREVHRGLSHYVEV, translated from the coding sequence ATGCCGGTTATCGATTCCATGGCGCATCTCCGGTCCTTGAGCCAGACTCAGGGAAGCTTTATCCGCCTTGACCGGAGCAATGCACAGCTTACGACATCCACGACCAGAGCCCGTTTCTGGCAGTTGTCCCGGCGACTTGCTGAGAAGCAGGAAAGCCGGGCTGCGGCCGAACGTGTCCGCGACAGTGTATGCGCCTACTGCGGCAAGGCTGTGGGCACTACTCTCTTCAATCGATACATCGGTGAAAAGAGCCTGCGGGGAGCACGCTTCACCGGTACGAAACTGGCAAAGCTTCTGGATGCGGCCACCCGGTACAATGTTTCCTACCTGGGACACAGGCTGAGGGACTTTGCAGGCTCCAGAACGCTCATGCCGGAAATACGGCAGGAGCTGGCGCGCTTCGGCGCAGGGGAAGAGGATTTTATGAGCCTCGTGCAGCAGGCCGTCAGAGTGCTGGAGGGAGATTTTTTCAGCGATGAGGAAGTCGCGAAGGGCTCGGCCGTTCTGATCGAAGTCCAGCAGAAGCTCGTTCAGCTCCAGGGAGCGCTGTCGGCATTTCAGGGCGGACTGCCGCCGGGAGCGCCGGGAGTCCCCCGGCTGCAGTCCTGCGTGACCGGTCTCATCGGAGAATTGCGCGGCAAGGCCGACATGCTTATTGCACAGAAAGAGCAGAATCCTTTTTCCGGCAAGAATGTCCGCACGGCCTTTCAGCAGATTTATGAGTCGTATGAAATGGTCATCAACCGGGAGATTGCCCGGCTCAATCAGGAGCTTGCCGGTGCTTCTCCGGGACAGGCGGCGACTTTGAACAGGCAGCTTGCCGACCTCAACGGCCTGCTCGGCAGAGTGCAGGCCTTCCGGGTCAGCCCGCCGGCCATGCAGAATGTGCCCGACAGCGCCAGAGTTTCCCAGAGTGTTCTGGATGCCTTCAGGAAGCTTCCCCAGACGCTCGGCAGGGAGCTGCACGATATTCTTCCGAACCTGTCTGCCGGAAAACTGGCCAGAGATATCAAGGCGGCGCATGTTCAGGTGCTCAACTCCCAGCCGTGGAACGTCATTCAGCGTGATGTGCAGTACTTCGGCCAGGCTGGCGGCAGCGTGACGGCTCAGTCCACCATCACGCCCGCCCGGCATATCGGCATCATCGGTCAGAACATGGCGCAGGATAACCTTCAGGGCGTTTCCTGCGGCGACAGAGGGCAGGCAAGACATGCGGTGAATCTTGCCAGTACGGAAATAAGCGTTGGCGGCACCACCCTGTTCAGGGGAATCCGTCACGGCGTCAACAGCGCGTACACACTGACGAATCCGGCAGATCGAGTGCAGGCCAACAACACCCGGGCTCAGGAGATTTTTGCCGCAGCCCTGCAGAGTTCTCCCGAACTTCTGCAGCGGGCGCAGGCCTCTCAACCGGGGGATATCATCGACCTGCCTCTGCTTTCCACCAGTCTGCTCACTCCCGACGTGTGGCGTCGTTCGGGAGGCTGGGCGGAAAGAAACCACCTCCGGGAACAGTGCAATGCGTGGCAGGATGCCTGTCAGGGGGGCCTGTGCCGGATTACCGTACCCATCGCAGGCGGAACAAAGACGGTAACGGTGCGCCCCAGTGTGATTACCTTCAATTTCGGGGTGAATGCGGGAGCGCAGAGTACGGGGAAGGGCCTTTTCGGCGGCTGGAGTACCTCGATGCTCTATAACGAACAGGCCATGGCCCGGCTCTTCGGCACGAAGCCCGACTGGCAGGGCGGCATGGTGGCGCAGTATCTTAACCGGCCCAATGTTTCCGACAGAAACAAGAATATGGTCGCCGCTCTGCGCAGCCAGATCATAGACCTGTGGGAGAACGAGGGCTTCAAAAAGACCGGCGAGGACCCCTACCGTCTGCCCGCCCGTCTGGCCATGCTGGGGCATCTTATGGGCATGATGCCGCTGTTCAACTGCAAGAGCGGCAAGGACCGTACCGGTCAGATGGACGTGGCCTGCAAGACTCTGGCCCTGCAGATGTATGAACGGGGCGGCCGTCTTCCTCCGCTTGATAAGCCGCGCACCAGTATGGACGAACATATATTCCAGCAGGTGGCCATCAACGGCGGCAATCTTGAAATGCAGCGCATGAACACAGGGCTGGCCGGGTTCAAGACGTCAGGCGTGGAGGGGCTCGACAGGCTTTTTTCCGAAAGCGCCAGAGAAGTGCACCGCGGGCTCAGCCATTATGTCGAAGTGTGA
- a CDS encoding type III secretion system chaperone: MISYETADTLLKEFSLQEELEPLQLDEDNYCMLVSADEHVVHIRFDEAQGTFIAFGSIGTLSRDEEVSRRELRALLTANLMWQDTMGATITLAPESDTVLLQQMWLPEQATVEKLGAFLQSFVLLVSFWEKRFSGLGDELMESEQPFYIKV, translated from the coding sequence GTGATAAGCTACGAAACCGCCGATACGCTTCTCAAAGAATTTTCTCTTCAGGAAGAGCTGGAACCCCTGCAGCTTGATGAAGACAATTACTGTATGCTTGTTTCCGCGGATGAGCATGTGGTGCATATCCGTTTTGACGAAGCGCAGGGAACCTTCATCGCCTTCGGCAGCATAGGCACCCTTTCCAGGGATGAGGAAGTCTCCCGGCGCGAGCTGCGCGCCCTGCTTACGGCAAACCTCATGTGGCAGGATACCATGGGAGCGACCATCACCCTTGCCCCGGAGAGCGACACGGTTCTTCTTCAGCAGATGTGGCTGCCGGAACAGGCTACGGTGGAAAAACTCGGCGCCTTCCTGCAGTCCTTTGTTCTTTTGGTCTCTTTCTGGGAAAAGCGGTTCTCAGGCCTCGGCGATGAGCTTATGGAGAGCGAACAGCCGTTTTACATCAAGGTATAG
- a CDS encoding MFS transporter has translation MNDGFFDAVPVLLTFVALAYGLGEKEIGMVVSCGTALGTVAGLATMFLSRYLSPLKTISLLIGVGGAGFVAAAFSPGFLFAGISFTIVMFGYSLFHNICFSYLTVHTERKKLGRILSDFAAIGDIGRIPFIAIAGYLSAFTFFNVSGWKLVSFFFGIVGLVSAVLLFLFSKEDAVEERFVHAGSSIPSFNILQDRSVILSMAASILNTFGNEKIFTFLPMLILFKGFDPGIVGTFAVGFTVGSFLGKMACGRLLDRYGPKIVFIVAESVLSLFLFLIIYSTSLPVIMFFAFFIGLLTKGTVPVIQAIITVPFQDIGDYDKIFSINSFVRGIINIFTPLLFGVIASIWNINVVYVIMAAASFLAVVPMLYFNMAARITTGHDRK, from the coding sequence ATGAACGACGGCTTTTTCGATGCCGTACCCGTGCTTCTGACGTTCGTAGCTCTGGCGTATGGCCTGGGGGAAAAGGAAATCGGTATGGTTGTTTCCTGTGGGACTGCCCTGGGAACCGTTGCGGGCTTGGCAACCATGTTTCTTTCCCGGTATTTAAGTCCCCTGAAAACCATTTCCCTGCTGATCGGCGTGGGCGGAGCCGGTTTCGTGGCTGCTGCGTTTTCTCCGGGTTTTCTTTTTGCAGGAATAAGTTTTACGATTGTCATGTTTGGATATAGCTTATTTCATAATATATGCTTTTCCTACCTGACAGTACATACGGAAAGGAAAAAGCTGGGAAGAATACTGAGCGACTTTGCCGCCATAGGGGATATAGGAAGAATACCTTTCATAGCGATTGCCGGGTATCTTTCTGCTTTTACCTTTTTTAATGTTTCAGGATGGAAACTTGTCAGTTTTTTCTTTGGAATAGTCGGACTTGTTTCTGCCGTTTTATTATTTTTGTTTTCAAAAGAAGATGCCGTCGAAGAAAGATTTGTACATGCCGGATCATCCATACCATCCTTCAACATATTACAGGACAGGTCCGTCATTCTTTCCATGGCGGCAAGTATTCTCAATACATTCGGTAATGAAAAAATATTTACGTTTTTACCGATGCTCATACTTTTCAAAGGTTTTGACCCCGGGATAGTGGGAACTTTCGCCGTCGGGTTCACGGTCGGTTCTTTTCTGGGAAAGATGGCCTGCGGAAGACTGTTGGACAGGTATGGCCCGAAGATCGTATTTATCGTTGCAGAGAGCGTGTTATCCCTGTTTTTGTTTTTGATCATCTATTCCACGTCGTTACCCGTCATCATGTTTTTTGCCTTCTTTATAGGTCTTTTAACAAAAGGAACCGTTCCAGTTATTCAGGCCATCATTACCGTTCCTTTTCAGGATATAGGAGACTATGACAAAATTTTTTCCATAAATTCGTTTGTAAGAGGAATCATAAATATTTTCACTCCGTTGCTTTTCGGGGTTATCGCATCGATATGGAATATCAATGTGGTCTATGTCATCATGGCGGCGGCGTCTTTTCTTGCGGTTGTTCCGATGCTGTATTTTAACATGGCTGCCAGAATAACCACAGGTCATGACAGAAAATAA
- a CDS encoding autotransporter outer membrane beta-barrel domain-containing protein, whose protein sequence is MIGDGHIAVGTNAVIGLGEGATLDNIYGLMKTFTGYETPTQDGVRSALILDQPLELQDGIDSSYNPTPGDSFNVYISADKYTSVQPSPYTTVNGEVSELADAMFAAGSFTQEADTLLVVNGANDYVHYTTVAKAAVPGAISYAGGSADALVEDGAKLAITGAQAGETYVILGNGFDANSITFGETAWTGDNLLTDNPLVSLSRGDDGTVAGEAVAAAQALPGLDGSVAAAMDSANLAHQIGTGGAYYDGGEQGTQFLSRALRTANGISGYGDVSTAVDAINEVSRASVTAGVQNTSLRLADAASDTVLHHLSLGNFDSGNSIHQDGLDIWATPMYGNTYTHGMGASGASVRGNYGGIALGVDTQVGELAGGSVRMGAALNGGGGKSETRGTATSTENEYNFGGVNLYAGWNLDSLNILASVGYHMGSHDVTMSLPASFGMRHADADVDTGAFTADLRAEYQIRTSWLDILPHAGVRYTGLHTDSYNLKVNGSTLNNVKSDTQNIVQFPIGVTVTKNIEVAGWNVKPQADVSVIPAAGDKNANTRVKFSGIDAWSDMNTRIMDSTSWAGMVGVQAEKGNLAFGLNYGVQASRHETDQRVNVGISWKF, encoded by the coding sequence TTGATCGGCGACGGTCATATTGCTGTCGGTACCAATGCGGTCATAGGGCTGGGCGAAGGAGCAACTCTCGATAATATCTATGGATTGATGAAGACGTTTACGGGTTATGAGACACCCACACAGGATGGTGTGCGTTCTGCTCTGATACTCGACCAGCCTTTGGAACTCCAGGATGGCATAGACTCCTCCTACAACCCGACTCCCGGCGACAGCTTCAACGTCTATATAAGTGCCGACAAGTACACCAGCGTACAGCCTTCTCCGTACACGACCGTGAATGGAGAAGTCTCGGAACTTGCTGATGCCATGTTTGCGGCAGGCTCCTTCACTCAGGAAGCCGACACCCTGCTTGTCGTCAACGGTGCCAATGATTATGTGCATTACACCACTGTCGCCAAGGCCGCTGTTCCGGGCGCGATTTCCTATGCAGGTGGTTCAGCCGATGCCCTGGTTGAAGACGGCGCCAAGCTCGCCATCACCGGCGCACAGGCCGGCGAAACCTATGTTATCCTTGGCAACGGCTTTGATGCCAACAGCATCACCTTTGGCGAAACCGCCTGGACGGGAGACAACCTGCTCACCGACAACCCGCTGGTATCCCTGAGCCGAGGCGACGACGGCACGGTGGCCGGTGAGGCAGTAGCAGCCGCACAGGCTCTCCCCGGTCTTGACGGATCGGTGGCGGCAGCCATGGACAGCGCCAACCTGGCCCATCAGATAGGCACGGGCGGGGCATACTACGACGGTGGCGAACAAGGCACGCAGTTCCTGTCGAGAGCCTTGAGAACGGCCAACGGTATTTCCGGCTACGGAGACGTTTCCACGGCCGTGGATGCCATCAATGAAGTTTCCCGCGCGTCCGTGACGGCAGGCGTGCAGAACACCTCCCTGCGCCTGGCCGACGCCGCATCAGATACGGTTCTGCATCATCTCTCGCTGGGCAACTTTGATTCCGGCAACAGCATTCATCAGGACGGACTGGATATCTGGGCCACTCCCATGTACGGCAACACCTATACGCACGGCATGGGCGCTTCCGGCGCTTCCGTACGCGGCAATTACGGCGGCATCGCCCTCGGCGTCGACACGCAGGTGGGTGAACTTGCGGGCGGCAGCGTACGCATGGGCGCCGCCCTCAACGGAGGCGGCGGCAAGTCCGAAACCAGGGGTACCGCCACTTCCACCGAGAACGAATACAACTTCGGCGGCGTGAATCTGTATGCGGGCTGGAACCTGGACAGTCTGAACATTCTGGCTTCGGTCGGCTACCACATGGGCAGTCATGACGTAACGATGAGTCTGCCCGCATCGTTCGGCATGAGACATGCCGATGCCGATGTGGATACCGGCGCCTTCACCGCCGATCTGCGCGCCGAATATCAGATCAGGACAAGCTGGCTGGATATTCTGCCTCATGCGGGCGTGCGTTACACCGGTCTGCACACGGACAGCTATAATTTGAAGGTGAACGGTTCCACGCTCAACAACGTGAAGTCCGATACGCAGAACATCGTGCAGTTCCCCATCGGCGTAACCGTGACCAAGAACATCGAGGTGGCTGGCTGGAACGTGAAGCCTCAGGCCGATGTGTCCGTCATTCCCGCTGCCGGCGACAAGAATGCCAACACCAGGGTGAAGTTCTCCGGCATCGATGCTTGGAGCGACATGAACACCCGCATCATGGATTCCACGAGCTGGGCCGGTATGGTGGGCGTTCAGGCGGAAAAGGGCAATCTTGCGTTCGGTCTGAACTACGGTGTTCAGGCTTCCCGTCATGAAACCGACCAGCGCGTCAACGTGGGCATCAGCTGGAAGTTCTAA
- the tnpA gene encoding IS200/IS605 family transposase, which yields MAKEQNLAHTKWLCRYHIVFTPKYRRKVIYGQYREEIGKIIRQLCNYKGIEIIEGHMMIDHVHMLVMIPPKYAISSVMGYIKGKSSLMIFDKFSQLKYRYGNRRFWSVGYYVSTVGLNEATIRKYIRDQDREDIMLDKRTCREYTDPFSPKQGKLL from the coding sequence ATGGCGAAAGAACAAAATCTGGCACATACGAAATGGTTGTGTAGGTACCATATTGTCTTCACTCCGAAGTATAGGAGAAAAGTGATTTACGGGCAATACCGTGAAGAAATAGGAAAAATAATACGACAGCTTTGTAATTACAAGGGAATCGAAATTATTGAGGGACATATGATGATAGACCATGTGCATATGCTTGTCATGATACCGCCAAAGTATGCGATATCGTCGGTTATGGGGTATATAAAGGGTAAAAGTTCACTGATGATTTTTGATAAATTTTCCCAGCTGAAATACCGGTATGGCAATCGGAGATTCTGGAGCGTGGGATATTACGTCAGCACAGTAGGTTTGAACGAAGCAACGATCAGGAAATATATACGGGATCAGGATAGAGAAGATATCATGCTTGATAAGAGGACGTGCAGGGAATATACGGATCCGTTCAGTCCAAAGCAGGGAAAGCTCCTTTAG
- the hflX gene encoding GTPase HflX codes for MSRQIGLALDRQGRVSMVIVGDASSILIPELPHVRTGAGRLRGLRLLHTHLVPDGLSHEDLMDLLFLRLDSVSVLTVDEWGQPRMFQNAHLMPPAPGQEDSGYAVGDMTAWDRVDIDFTRQAETLEEEFGRVLDDAVSTGEEEGGERAVLVSVSLEPRAVQERHLAELAELARTAGVKVTGSMIQRVAAIHPRHILGRSKLAELEVLALQGQASLVIFDGELSPAQLNSLSELTERRVMDRTQLILDIFAGHAVTKAGKLQVEMAQLQYSLPRLAGKHRSMDRLAGGIFGNKGRGETKLELERRRIRERITRIRRDLEELRRQRFHTRARRARQGLPLAALVGYTNAGKSTLLNALTKADVLAENKLFATLDPTTRRLRFPKERELVLADTVGFIRSLPRELMEAFRATLEELEAAELLIHVVDASHPERDQQMESVERILADMGLQSVPRVTLLNKWDAVPVNDRVPLLLDRPDAIAVSALEGTGLQKAAAAIERKMFDEGAWQRRDPQTWEEFEKKGRARKKRTDEEKMLDDTEPFR; via the coding sequence TTGTCGCGTCAGATAGGCCTTGCGCTGGACCGGCAGGGCAGGGTGAGCATGGTCATCGTGGGAGATGCCTCCTCCATTCTCATTCCCGAACTTCCCCATGTCCGTACGGGCGCGGGCCGTCTGCGCGGCCTGCGCCTTCTGCATACGCATCTTGTTCCAGACGGTCTTTCCCACGAAGACCTCATGGATCTTCTTTTCCTGCGTCTTGATTCCGTGAGCGTGCTCACCGTGGACGAGTGGGGCCAGCCCCGCATGTTCCAGAACGCCCATCTCATGCCGCCCGCGCCGGGGCAGGAGGATTCGGGCTACGCCGTGGGCGACATGACGGCGTGGGACAGGGTGGATATCGACTTCACCCGTCAGGCGGAAACGCTGGAAGAGGAGTTCGGCCGAGTTCTCGACGATGCGGTGAGCACCGGCGAGGAAGAGGGCGGCGAGAGGGCCGTGCTGGTTTCCGTTTCGCTGGAACCGCGCGCCGTGCAGGAGAGGCATCTTGCCGAACTTGCGGAACTGGCCCGCACTGCGGGCGTGAAGGTGACGGGCAGCATGATACAGCGCGTCGCCGCCATTCATCCCCGCCATATTCTGGGCCGCAGCAAGCTGGCCGAGCTGGAAGTGCTGGCCCTTCAGGGGCAGGCTTCTCTGGTCATATTCGACGGGGAACTCAGTCCCGCGCAGCTCAACAGCCTTTCGGAGCTGACGGAACGCCGCGTCATGGACAGGACGCAGCTCATTCTCGATATTTTTGCCGGGCACGCCGTTACGAAGGCGGGCAAGCTGCAGGTGGAAATGGCCCAGCTTCAGTATTCCCTGCCGCGCCTTGCCGGCAAGCACCGCTCCATGGACCGCCTGGCAGGCGGCATTTTCGGCAACAAGGGGCGGGGCGAAACCAAGCTGGAACTGGAGCGTCGCCGCATCCGCGAGCGCATCACCCGCATCCGCAGGGATCTGGAGGAACTGCGTCGCCAGCGATTCCACACAAGGGCCCGCCGGGCAAGGCAGGGGCTGCCTCTGGCCGCGCTGGTGGGTTATACCAACGCCGGAAAGTCCACCCTGCTCAACGCCCTGACCAAAGCCGACGTTCTGGCGGAAAACAAGCTTTTCGCCACGCTCGACCCCACCACCCGCCGCCTGCGCTTCCCCAAAGAGCGGGAACTTGTGCTGGCCGATACCGTGGGATTCATCCGCTCCCTTCCCCGGGAACTCATGGAGGCCTTCCGCGCCACGCTGGAGGAGCTGGAAGCGGCCGAGCTGCTCATCCATGTGGTGGATGCCTCGCATCCTGAGCGCGACCAGCAGATGGAGTCGGTGGAGCGCATTCTGGCCGACATGGGGCTCCAGAGCGTTCCCCGCGTCACGCTTCTGAACAAGTGGGACGCCGTGCCCGTGAACGACCGGGTTCCGCTGCTTCTGGACAGGCCGGACGCCATTGCCGTTTCCGCCCTTGAAGGCACGGGACTGCAGAAGGCGGCTGCCGCCATCGAACGGAAAATGTTCGACGAAGGCGCGTGGCAGCGCCGGGACCCGCAGACCTGGGAAGAATTTGAAAAGAAGGGCAGGGCGAGAAAAAAACGCACGGATGAAGAAAAAATGCTTGACGATACCGAGCCGTTTCGGTAA
- a CDS encoding IMP cyclohydrolase, whose product MDFLPIRRALLSVTHKDGLAEFAAFLHKKGVELVSTGGTMKFLKDQGLPVTAVSDVTGFPEILNGRVKTLNPRIHGGILANKDVPEHMKTLEEFDIKPFDLVVVNLYDFKSALEKHLDPLAMVEEIDIGGPCLLRASSKNFNSILVLSDPSYYAEAMEEIEKGGVSIEFRRRMAAATFRTTSNYDDMIATWMAGGVQ is encoded by the coding sequence ATGGACTTTCTTCCCATCAGGCGCGCTCTTCTGAGCGTGACGCATAAGGACGGACTTGCGGAATTCGCCGCTTTTCTTCACAAAAAGGGCGTCGAGCTGGTTTCCACCGGCGGCACCATGAAGTTTCTGAAGGATCAGGGCCTTCCCGTGACGGCGGTGAGCGACGTCACCGGTTTTCCCGAAATTCTCAACGGCCGCGTGAAGACTCTCAATCCGCGCATCCACGGCGGCATCCTCGCCAACAAGGACGTGCCGGAACACATGAAGACGCTTGAGGAATTCGACATCAAGCCCTTCGATCTGGTGGTCGTGAACCTGTACGACTTCAAGTCCGCGCTGGAAAAGCATCTTGATCCTCTCGCCATGGTCGAGGAAATTGACATCGGCGGTCCCTGCCTGCTGCGCGCTTCTTCCAAGAACTTCAACAGCATTCTCGTGCTGTCCGACCCGAGCTACTATGCCGAGGCCATGGAAGAAATCGAAAAGGGCGGCGTGAGCATCGAATTCCGCCGCCGCATGGCCGCCGCCACCTTCCGCACCACCTCCAACTACGACGACATGATCGCCACCTGGATGGCCGGAGGCGTACAATAG